AAGTGAACAGCAATGAAGGTTAAAGCAGGAATCATTGGCGGTGCCGGCTATACCGGTGGAGAAATGCTTCGATTGCTGGTCAACCACCCTTCAGTAGAAGTTGCTTTTGTGCATAGCAACAGCAATACGGGAAACCTGATCTCGGACGTCCATACGGATCTTCTGGGAGATACAGACCTTCGCTTCACCGGAGAATTATCTGACGATATTGATGTCCTGTTTTTATGTGTTGGACATGGCGATGCAAAGAAATTTCTGGCAGCTAATCCTATCGCTGCAGGAATAAAAATCATTGACCTGAGTCAGGATTTCAGACTAAAAGCCGCAGCAGGACAAGACTGGGTATACGGTCTTCCGGAGTTGAACCGCGAACGCATTAAAACAGCAAGCTTTATTGCTAATCCCGGTTGTTTTGCAACCTGTATCCAGTTGGGTTTATTGCCACTGGCGGCAAAAGGTTTACTTAAAAACGAAGTGCACATCAATGCAACTACAGGTTCTACAGGTGCAGGCCAGAGTCTGGCCGCAACTTCTCATTTTAGCTGGCGTAATAATAACCTTTCTGTATATAAGGCTTTTGAACATCAGCACCTGAATGAGATCGGAGAAACCTTATTGCAACTGGATGCGAATTTTAATGAGGTGCTGAATTTTATCCCGCAACGTGGAGATTTTACCAGAGGGATCCTTGCAGCTATGTATGTGGAAAGTGACCTGACGGCAGAAGAAGCACAAACCTTATATGAGGACTATTATGCGGAACACCCATTTACTCATGTGAGTAAGAAAAATATAGATTTGAAACAGGTGGTGAACACCAATAAAGGACTGGTTCATGTTGAAAAACATGGTAGTAAGCTCTTTATCGTGAGCGTCATTGATAATTTGTTGAAAGGGGCAAGCGGGCAGGCAGTGCAAAACATGAACTTGATTTTTGGACTGGAAGAGCGGCAAGGCCTGGCGCTTAAGGCAGCCGGGTTTTAATCCCCCCTGCTGTACCGGATTTATCCAGAACCGTTTTTAATCTTTTAATCAACAATTCAATCTCAAAAAAATGAACTTATTCGACGTATATCCGTTAAACAATATAGAAATCGTTAAAGCCGCAGGTAGTACCGTTTGGGACGCCGATGGTCAGGAATATTTAGACCTCTATGGTGGTCATGCAGTGATCTCTATCGGTCATACGCATCCTCATTATGTGAAACGTGTAACCGATCAATTGAATAAAGTAGGATTCTATTCTAATTCTGTGAAGATTCCTTTGCAGGTCGAGCTGGCTGAAAAGCTGGGTAAAGTATCGGGCAAACCGGATTACCAGTTGTTCCTTTGTAACTCAGGGGCTGAGGCGAATGAAAATGCCTTGAAACTGGCTTCATTCTATAATGGAAGAAAAAAGGTGATTGCCTTTAAAGGTGCTTTCCATGGCAGAACTTCATTGGCCGTCTCTGCAACGGATAACCCAAAAATTATTGCTCCGGTAAATGAGACGGACAACATTATATTCCTCCCTCACAATGATGAAGCTGCATTGGAGCAGGCATTTGCTGCTTTTGGAAATGAAGTGGCAGCAGTAATCATTGAAGGGATCCAGGGGGTTGGCGGAATCAAAGAAGCATCTGTTTCTTTCCTTCAAAAAATCCGTTCCCTTTGCGATCAGTACAATGCGCTTTACATTGCTGATAGCGTACAGTGCGGTTATGGAAGAACGGGGAAATTTTATTCTCATGATGAGGCCGGCGTAGATGCGGATGTTTACACCATGGCTAAAGGAATGGGAAACGGGTTCCCGGTAGCAGGAATCTCCATCTCTCCTAAATTTAAGCCATGGCACGGTATGTTGGGTACTACCTTCGGTGGAAATCACCTGGCTTGTGCAGCTGCATTGGCGGTACTGGAAATTATGGATCAGGATCAGCTGATGAAAAATGCAGAAGAGGTGGGTACTTATCTGATCAATGAACTGAAGAAAATCGAAGAGGTAACTGAAGTGCGTGGACGAGGCTTAATGATCGGAATTGAACTTCCTGAAAGCTTATCAAATGTAAAAAAAGACCTGTTGTTTAAGCACCATATTTTTACCGGAGAAGCTAAACCGAATGTAATCAGACTTTTGCCGGCTTTAAATTTAAGTAAAGATCAGGCAGATCAATTTTTAAATCAGTTTAAAATTGCGCTAAATCAAAGATGAAACAATTCACTTCAGTAAATGATGTTGAAGACATCAGCCAATTGGTAGCCTCCGCATTGGCACTAAAAGAAAGCCCTTATGCACATCAGAATCTGGGCAAAAATAAAACCCTGGGTCTGGTTTTTCTTAACCCTAGTTTACGCACGCGCCTGAGTACTCAAAAAGCAGCATTGAATTTGGGAATGAATGTGATGGTAATGAACATGGATAAAGAAGGCTGGGCGTTGGAAACTCAGGATGGTGTGGTCATGAATGGCACTACAGTAGAGCATATCCGTGAAGCTGCAGCGGTAATGGGGCAGTATTGTGATGTACTGGGCTTACGTTCTTTTCCTAAGCTAATCAGCAGGGATGAGGATTATAATGAAGATTTCTTTAATAAATTTATTCAGTATTGTGGCGTTCCGGTAGTGAGTCTGGAAAGTGCAACACGTCACCCTTTGCAAAGTCTGGCGGATCTGGTAACGATTAAAGAAACCTGGAAAGGAACAACAAAGCCTAAGGTAGTATTGGCCTGGGCTCCACATATCAAAGCTTTGCCACAGGCAGTTCCGAACTCCTTTTCCGAATGGATGTGCAGGGCACAGGCTGAAGGAATGCTGGATTTTACCATTGTACAGCCTAAGGGCTATGAGCTGAACGAAGATTTCACTCCGGGTGCTAAGATCAGCCATAATATAGATGAAGCCTTGAAAGATGCTGATTATATTTACGTGAAAAACTGGTCCAGCTATAAGGAGTATGGAAAAGTACTAACTTATCCTGAAGGGTGGATGCTAACCAATGAGCGGTTAAAGGTAACCAATGATGCAAAAGTAATGCACTGCTTGCCTGTTCGCCGTGACCTGGAGCTTTCCTCAGAAGTGCTGGATGGACCAAATTCACTGGTCATTCAGGAAGCCGGAAACCGGTTATGGGCCGCACAGGCCGTACTGAAAGATGTACTTGAAAGGTTATAAATTATAGGGATGCCGGATTAAAGCCAGCATCCTTTTTTGTTATGCCTGAATCTTCTAACGGAAGGTCTCAGCAGTTATAAAACGTAAAAATGAAGAAACTAAGTGTAATTAAGATTGGCGGAAATGTAATTGATAATTCTGAGAAACTGCATCAGTTTTTACTTGACTTTAATGCCCTTCCGGGAGATAAGATTTTAATTCACGGTGGCGGAAAGATTGCGACAGAATTGGGGGTTTCTTTAGGGATTGAGGCTAAAATGGTAGATGGCCGCCGGATTACAGATATAGAAACCTTAAGGATTGTAACGATGGTATATGCCGGACTAATCAATAAGAACATGGTGGCTCAGTTACAGGCAAAAGGCTGCAATGCAATTGGGTTAACAGGGGCCGACGGGAACATCATCAGAGCCGTAAAACGTCCGGTAAAAGAGATTGATTATGGCTTTGTTGGAGATCTTGATGGAGCTTCGGTTTCATCAGCTACGCTGGATAGCTTGCTTAGGGCAGGGTTAACACCGGTCTTGTGTGCAATTACTCATGATGGAGAAAGTCAGCTTTTGAATACCAATGCAGACACCATCGCTTCTGCTGTGGCAGTAGCCATGTCTTCATTGTATGAGACCGTATTGGTGTATTGCTTTGAAAAAAGAGGCGTGATGCGGGATGTAGAAGACGACAATTCTCTTGTTCCTGAAATCAGGATGCAGGAATTTGAAAGCTTAAAACAGGAAGGGGTAGTTTCAGGAGGAATGATCCCCAAATTACACAATGCCTTTGAGGCGATAAAAAGCGGTGTTTCTGCTGTATACATCGGTAAAGCAGATGAATTACCGCAAATTAATGATCAGGGCTTTGGAACCAGGCTGATCATTTAATTACCTTTGAAAACCACCCGATCAATAACAACCAAACTACATAGAAGATGAAACAGTTTAAAGGCAGCATTGCCATTTTAGGAAGCGGAAATATTGGCATTTCTTTGGCCAAAGGACTAGTGAAAGCAAATTATGCTTTGCCTAGTCAGATCAGTTTAACCAGAAGAAATATAACCAATTTAAACCCCTTTGCTGAACAAGGCTTTGGCGTGAGTAATGATAATGCTGCGGTTGTTGCCGCTTCAGATGTCATTGTGCTTGCGGTGTTGCCACAACAGTTAAATCAGCTTTTGGATCAGATTCGTCCGGTTGTGGATGTCAAAAAACACTTGTTCATTTCCGTTGCCTCCGGCGTCAGCTGTGCGGACATTAGAAATAAACTGGGAAATGAGACGCAGGTGATCAGGGCTATGCCAAATACTGCGATTGCAATTGGACAGTCTATGACCTGTATTGCGACAGATAGTGCTTCTTCTGAATACATGGAAGAGGTGACCAGAATGTTTGAAACCGTGGGCTCAGTGGTAAAGATCAATGAAGACCTGATGACCTCGGCCACAGCTTTGTGTGCCTGTGGGATTGCGTTCTTCCTGCGTGCAATAAGAGCAGCTTCACAAGGTGGTGTAGAAATTGGCTTTCATGCAGATGAAGCCTTGAAAATGGCCGTTCAGACGGCAAAAGGGGCGGCAGATCTGCTCTTGCAGATGCAGTCTCATCCTGAACAGGAAATAGATAAAGTAACTTCGCCGAAAGGCTGTACCATTGCCGGATTAAATGAGATGGAGCACAATGGATTTAGCTCCTCTCTGATCAAAGGCATCAAGCTATCGGCAACAAAAGCCGGAGCTTTATATACCAAAGAATAAAATTATGATAGAACAACTGCAAAAAGATAGTTTAGAACTGTTGAAACAACTGATTGGGATCTCTTCCTTTAGTAAAGAAGAGGATAAAACGGCTGATGTGATCGAACAGTTTTTGCAGCAACGTGATATAAAAACGCAGCGCAAGCTGAATAACATCTGGGCCTACAACAAATATTTTGATCAAAAAAAGCCAACATTGCTTTTAAACTCACATCACGATACCGTAAGGCCGAATACCGGTTATACACGCGATCCTTACGCTGCAATTGTTGAAGATGGTAAATTGTATGGACTGGGGAGTAATGATGCGGGAGGATGTCTGGTTTCGCTTATAGCGACCTTTCTTTATTTCTATGATCAGAAAGATTTAGGTTATAACATTTGCCTGGCGACAACCGCAGAAGAAGAAATCTCCGGAAATAACGGATTGGAATGTGTGCTGCCCGATCTTGGAGAACTGGAGTTTGCGATTGTAGGAGAGCCTACCTTAATGAACCTAGCCATTGCAGAACGCGGTTTACTGGTATTGGATTGCGTGTCTACAGGGAAAGCGGGGCATGCTGCTAGGGAAGAAGGAGATAATGCAATTTATAAAGCATTGAAAGATATCGAATGGTTCCGTAATTACCGCTTTTCTAAAGTTTCGGAAATGTTTGGACCACTGAAAATGTCGGTGACGATTATCAATGCGGGCTCTCAGCATAATGTCGTTCCTGCGACCTGTACTTTTACGGTAGATGTTCGTGTAACAGATGCCTACAGCAATGAAGAAGTTTTAAAGATTATCAGAACGAATGTGGATTGCGAAGTTACTCCGCGCTCCATTCGTTTGAAGCCCTCTTCTATTGATAAAGAACATCCTTTTGTACAATCCGGAATTGCCTTAGGAAGGACTACTTATGGTTCCCCAACCACGTCGGATCAGGCTTTGTTGAGTATCCCTTCTGTAAAAATCGGCCCGGGAGATTCTGCCCGTTCTCATATGGCAGACGAATATGTGTTTGTCAATGAAATCGAAGAAGGAATCCAGCTTTATATTGACATGTTAAAACCGGTAATTAAGGGGAAATAGCAATCTTTGCTTAAATAAAAAAAGGGCTGATCCTTAGGATCAGCCCTTTTTTTATTGTTCTTCTGCTTTTTCAAAAGCTCGTGCTTCCAGGTGTTTTTCCATATCTAAACGGTTGACTCCTTTAGCCCACCATTCTGGTGCCGGCTTGTCCTTTAGCATATAATCAAAGTATTCCATCATGCGAACTGCATAATCTTTACGGTTTGGTATTTTTGCAATACCATGGTTTTCTCCACGATAGGTGATCATTACCACCGGTTTATTCAACCTTCTCAGTCCATTGTAGTATTCAATACCTTGGGTATAATCTACCGCACCGTCTTTATCATTGTGTAACAACAACAAGGGGGTCTGTACTTTTTTGATGTGATAAACCGGAGAGTTACGGGCAAAAGCATCCCAGTTGTCCCAGTAACCTGGAGTTAACCGACCCTGACTCGCCTCGAAAATTGCCTGGTTGGTGCCTCCGCTATTCCAGTAAATCAGACTATACATACTGATCATGTTGGTTAACGGTGCTCCCGCAGCAGCAGCTTTAAAAATATTAGTCTGAGTAATCAGGAAAGAGGTCTGATATCCTCCCCAGGAATGTCCATGAATGGCCACCCGTTTTTCATCAACAATACCGGTTCCAATCGCAGCTTTCACCGCCGGAACGACACAAGCCACAGCAGACATACCGGGATCATTCAATTTGTATTTGATATCCGGCATCAGGACAGCATAACCATTGCTGGTGTACATCGATTTGTTAAATCCACCTCCAGGAAATCCCGGCATGGTATAGGCATTTAGTTCATCGGTTAAGCGCTCATAGATATAAGTGATGGTAGGATAGCTTTTTCCTTCCTGATAATTTGCAGGAAGGTATAGGGCTGCCTGCAAAGAATCTCCGTTTGCGCTGACATAGTTGATCAGTTTTACGCCCGAAGACCAGGCATACTTCTCCTGATCAGGTGTGTTTTTAGTAACCTGCTTTGCATTGGCCAGGTTCGCTGTAGTACTGATGTATAGCTCAGGCGACTTTTCATTGTTCTGCTTACTGTAAACAAATACATTCCCATCACTGGCTTTATTGAAACTGCCATATCCGTTATCATCCATAAACAAAACCTTGATGCTGCTCTTCCCGGCTTCAAGAAGGCCGATTCCTGTTTTTTTATTGACGGAATTAAAAACTGCAAAATATTGATCCTTGCTCAGGTCTGTCCCTTTATCTTTTGGATAGATGGAGAATTTGCCCTGTACATCCTGTTTTTTACTTTTCCAGTTATCGGAAAGGGAGATGGCTGATTTTCCATCAGCACTGATGCGCCAAAGGTCATAGTTGTCTTTAATCAATACATATCTGGAATCTGATGACCAGCCAAAATTGGGGGTAGATGGCTTGACAACGTTATGGTCATCCAGCTCATCTATAAAGGAAGCCTTGATTTTCTCCGTCAGGTTATATTGCTGCTGGGTTTCCAGATTGATGCTATAGAAAGCGCCATCTTTATTAAAACTTGCCCATTTACCATTGGGGGCAAAACTAAGTGTGCCTCCGCTGGAAGTATAAAACTTTTCAAAAATCCGTTTTTTTATGCCTGTTTTCAGGTCGATGAGGTAAATATCGGTATAGCTTTGACCGTCAAGGTTACTCATTAATTCATATCCAGAATTGTCGTAACCGATGGCATATAGGTGCTGTGGTGCAACAACAACATTTTTTAAACTGCTGTCTGCCAGTTGACTGAACTTCTGGTCTGCAATGCGGTAAGAACTCAGGAAGCTGTAGTTTTTGTCTCTTGTTTCCTGAGTCTGCTGGGCAGATTGAAGACGTTTGTCCTGCCAGTTCCATATGATCATATCCGGCTTTTCTATATCTGCCTTGGCTGCAGGTTTGCCTTCAGCTTTTCCTTTGGCAAGGCTGTCGGTTTTTGTCTGAGGTTTTGCTTTAGCCTGATCCGCTGGTTTTATTGCAGATTTATCTTTTGAAGCGCTGTCAGCTTTCTTTTCAAAGGTATTGATGCCAAAAAACAAAGTCCCCTGGTCTTCTGACCAGTAAGGTGTTCCATTTCCGCTGATGCCCATGTTTTTTGGGAAATTCTTGCCGTCAATACCGGTATAGGAAACTTTATTGGTTTGCTCGCCCGCAATTTTATTGATGCCGATTACTGTAAAAACATCTTCTTTATATTGCTCGTTTTTATTGGATTTAAGTAATGCAAAAGCAGTTCCGTTTTCATTCCAGTTGATGCTTTTGTAATTTGCTTTATCATTTTCAATCGCAGTGATCAGGCCGGTTTTCATATCTCGGATAAAGACTCCGTTCCCATTCTGTCCATTGGCATCAATGGTGTAGGCCAGGATATTTCCTGCCTTATTGAATGAATATTCTGCTACATTTCCCAGGTTATAACTTTTTTTGCTGCTCAGGTGATAGAGTAAAAGGTCTGTCCCTTTTGGGGCATCTTTGTCTTTTGAGGCATTTTCCGGGGCGGTAAATTGTATGGCCAGCCATTCTGATGATTCTCCGGAGAAACTAAATGTCTTCACTTTCTCAAAAGTAGTTTTCTGATTGCCAGGTAAAGAAAGGAGAACCAATTGGTCGTAAAGGGGCTTCATGGTTTTCTTTGCAGATTTTACCTCTGCCTCTTTTGCCGACACTTTAAAAGCAGCATACCTGGAATCTTTTGAATAAATCACCGTGGAGGTGCTTGCTCCGATAGGATAATTGAAATTTGTGGTGTCTGAAACTTTACGGATTACGGTTTGAAGGTCACCTTCAGTGGGACCTTTTGCCCAGGACAACCACTGTCCGTTAGGAGATAGTGCATAACTATTTCCTCTGATAAAATTCCATTTGGAAACATCTTTCCAGGTCAGACCTGGTTTTTGCTGCGCATGGAGGCTTGCTCCATAGGGTAAAAGTAACAGCAGAAGTGAGTATTTGATTCTGTTCATTATAGTTTGGGGGTTTTCTGCTAAAATATTGTTTTAGTTGAATATATTTTGAATATAACAACAATATTATGCAATGCTGTTGCGTTTATTCGGCTTGCTGGTTTATCCTTCATTCTATCGTAATTATTGTATTTTTGCAAAATACCGCTAAGCCCTAAGGGACCTAAATAATAGATTGATAAATGAAGATTTGGCAAAAAAACGTAGACGTAAATAAGGATATAGAAACTTTTACCGTAGGCAAAGACAGGGAGCTGGATTTGCAAATGGCAGCTTTTGATGTTTTAGGCTCTCTGGCCCATGTTGAAATGCTGGAAAGTATCGGATTGCTGACCGCTGAAGAACTGGCAGATATTCAAAAAGAACTTAAAAATATCTACGCAGATATCGAAGCGGGTAAATTCACAATTGAGGATACCGTAGAAGATGTGCACTCCCAGGTGGAATGGCTGCTGACACAACGTATTGGAGATGCCGGTAAAAAGATCCATAGCGGACGCTCCCGTAATGATCAGGTTCTGGTGGATTTGAAACTTTATTTCAGAAGTTGCATCGAAGAGATGGTTGGAAATACAACTGCGCTTTTCACACAGCTGATCGAATTGAGTAACATCCATAAGGACAAATTGCTTCCAGGATATACCCATCTTCAGATTGCTATGCCCTCTTCTTTTGGACTATGGTTTGGTGCTTATGCGGAAAGTCTGGTCGACGATATGGAGCTAATGCTGGCTGCTTATAAAATCTGTAATAAAAATCCATTGGGATCTGCTGCGGGCTATGGTTCTTCATTCCCTTTAAACAGGACGATGACCACTCAGTTGCTGGGCTTTGAAAACCTGAACTATAATGTCGTTTATGCGCAGATGGGAAGGGGTAAAACGGAACGTATTCTTGGACAGGCGATGTCCTCAGTCGCCGCTTCTTTAGCAAAAATGGCTATGGATGTCTGCCTTTTTATCAATCAGAATTTCGGCTTTATCAGCTTTCCGGACGAACTGACTACAGGATCGAGCATTATGCCGCATAAAAAGAATCCGGATGTTTTTGAGCTGATCCGCTCCAGGTGCAATAAAATTCAGGCTTTACCGAATGAAATTGCCATGATGACGACCAATCTGCCTTCCGGATATCATCGCGACCTTCAACTGTTGAAAGAAAATCTTTTCCCGGCAATTACCTCGCTGAATGAGTGTCTGGAGATGACTACCTATATGCTGCAACACATCAGAATCAAAGATGATATTCTGGCAGATAAAAAATATGCTTATCTATTTAGCGTTGAAGTGGTGAATGAACTTGCTTTAAAAGGGGTTCCTTTTAGAGAGGCCTATAAAATCGTTGGTGAAACGATAGAAAATGGCACCTTCTCCCCTTCTACTAAAGTGAACCACACACATGAGGGAAGTATCGGGAATCTATGTAATCCGGAAATTGAAGAGATGATGGCAGAGATCCTGTCGC
This region of Pedobacter steynii genomic DNA includes:
- the argC gene encoding N-acetyl-gamma-glutamyl-phosphate reductase translates to MKVKAGIIGGAGYTGGEMLRLLVNHPSVEVAFVHSNSNTGNLISDVHTDLLGDTDLRFTGELSDDIDVLFLCVGHGDAKKFLAANPIAAGIKIIDLSQDFRLKAAAGQDWVYGLPELNRERIKTASFIANPGCFATCIQLGLLPLAAKGLLKNEVHINATTGSTGAGQSLAATSHFSWRNNNLSVYKAFEHQHLNEIGETLLQLDANFNEVLNFIPQRGDFTRGILAAMYVESDLTAEEAQTLYEDYYAEHPFTHVSKKNIDLKQVVNTNKGLVHVEKHGSKLFIVSVIDNLLKGASGQAVQNMNLIFGLEERQGLALKAAGF
- a CDS encoding aspartate aminotransferase family protein is translated as MNLFDVYPLNNIEIVKAAGSTVWDADGQEYLDLYGGHAVISIGHTHPHYVKRVTDQLNKVGFYSNSVKIPLQVELAEKLGKVSGKPDYQLFLCNSGAEANENALKLASFYNGRKKVIAFKGAFHGRTSLAVSATDNPKIIAPVNETDNIIFLPHNDEAALEQAFAAFGNEVAAVIIEGIQGVGGIKEASVSFLQKIRSLCDQYNALYIADSVQCGYGRTGKFYSHDEAGVDADVYTMAKGMGNGFPVAGISISPKFKPWHGMLGTTFGGNHLACAAALAVLEIMDQDQLMKNAEEVGTYLINELKKIEEVTEVRGRGLMIGIELPESLSNVKKDLLFKHHIFTGEAKPNVIRLLPALNLSKDQADQFLNQFKIALNQR
- a CDS encoding acetylornithine carbamoyltransferase encodes the protein MKQFTSVNDVEDISQLVASALALKESPYAHQNLGKNKTLGLVFLNPSLRTRLSTQKAALNLGMNVMVMNMDKEGWALETQDGVVMNGTTVEHIREAAAVMGQYCDVLGLRSFPKLISRDEDYNEDFFNKFIQYCGVPVVSLESATRHPLQSLADLVTIKETWKGTTKPKVVLAWAPHIKALPQAVPNSFSEWMCRAQAEGMLDFTIVQPKGYELNEDFTPGAKISHNIDEALKDADYIYVKNWSSYKEYGKVLTYPEGWMLTNERLKVTNDAKVMHCLPVRRDLELSSEVLDGPNSLVIQEAGNRLWAAQAVLKDVLERL
- the argB gene encoding acetylglutamate kinase is translated as MKKLSVIKIGGNVIDNSEKLHQFLLDFNALPGDKILIHGGGKIATELGVSLGIEAKMVDGRRITDIETLRIVTMVYAGLINKNMVAQLQAKGCNAIGLTGADGNIIRAVKRPVKEIDYGFVGDLDGASVSSATLDSLLRAGLTPVLCAITHDGESQLLNTNADTIASAVAVAMSSLYETVLVYCFEKRGVMRDVEDDNSLVPEIRMQEFESLKQEGVVSGGMIPKLHNAFEAIKSGVSAVYIGKADELPQINDQGFGTRLII
- the proC gene encoding pyrroline-5-carboxylate reductase, with product MKQFKGSIAILGSGNIGISLAKGLVKANYALPSQISLTRRNITNLNPFAEQGFGVSNDNAAVVAASDVIVLAVLPQQLNQLLDQIRPVVDVKKHLFISVASGVSCADIRNKLGNETQVIRAMPNTAIAIGQSMTCIATDSASSEYMEEVTRMFETVGSVVKINEDLMTSATALCACGIAFFLRAIRAASQGGVEIGFHADEALKMAVQTAKGAADLLLQMQSHPEQEIDKVTSPKGCTIAGLNEMEHNGFSSSLIKGIKLSATKAGALYTKE
- a CDS encoding M20 family metallo-hydrolase produces the protein MIEQLQKDSLELLKQLIGISSFSKEEDKTADVIEQFLQQRDIKTQRKLNNIWAYNKYFDQKKPTLLLNSHHDTVRPNTGYTRDPYAAIVEDGKLYGLGSNDAGGCLVSLIATFLYFYDQKDLGYNICLATTAEEEISGNNGLECVLPDLGELEFAIVGEPTLMNLAIAERGLLVLDCVSTGKAGHAAREEGDNAIYKALKDIEWFRNYRFSKVSEMFGPLKMSVTIINAGSQHNVVPATCTFTVDVRVTDAYSNEEVLKIIRTNVDCEVTPRSIRLKPSSIDKEHPFVQSGIALGRTTYGSPTTSDQALLSIPSVKIGPGDSARSHMADEYVFVNEIEEGIQLYIDMLKPVIKGK
- a CDS encoding S9 family peptidase, which produces MNRIKYSLLLLLLPYGASLHAQQKPGLTWKDVSKWNFIRGNSYALSPNGQWLSWAKGPTEGDLQTVIRKVSDTTNFNYPIGASTSTVIYSKDSRYAAFKVSAKEAEVKSAKKTMKPLYDQLVLLSLPGNQKTTFEKVKTFSFSGESSEWLAIQFTAPENASKDKDAPKGTDLLLYHLSSKKSYNLGNVAEYSFNKAGNILAYTIDANGQNGNGVFIRDMKTGLITAIENDKANYKSINWNENGTAFALLKSNKNEQYKEDVFTVIGINKIAGEQTNKVSYTGIDGKNFPKNMGISGNGTPYWSEDQGTLFFGINTFEKKADSASKDKSAIKPADQAKAKPQTKTDSLAKGKAEGKPAAKADIEKPDMIIWNWQDKRLQSAQQTQETRDKNYSFLSSYRIADQKFSQLADSSLKNVVVAPQHLYAIGYDNSGYELMSNLDGQSYTDIYLIDLKTGIKKRIFEKFYTSSGGTLSFAPNGKWASFNKDGAFYSINLETQQQYNLTEKIKASFIDELDDHNVVKPSTPNFGWSSDSRYVLIKDNYDLWRISADGKSAISLSDNWKSKKQDVQGKFSIYPKDKGTDLSKDQYFAVFNSVNKKTGIGLLEAGKSSIKVLFMDDNGYGSFNKASDGNVFVYSKQNNEKSPELYISTTANLANAKQVTKNTPDQEKYAWSSGVKLINYVSANGDSLQAALYLPANYQEGKSYPTITYIYERLTDELNAYTMPGFPGGGFNKSMYTSNGYAVLMPDIKYKLNDPGMSAVACVVPAVKAAIGTGIVDEKRVAIHGHSWGGYQTSFLITQTNIFKAAAAGAPLTNMISMYSLIYWNSGGTNQAIFEASQGRLTPGYWDNWDAFARNSPVYHIKKVQTPLLLLHNDKDGAVDYTQGIEYYNGLRRLNKPVVMITYRGENHGIAKIPNRKDYAVRMMEYFDYMLKDKPAPEWWAKGVNRLDMEKHLEARAFEKAEEQ
- the argH gene encoding argininosuccinate lyase — translated: MKIWQKNVDVNKDIETFTVGKDRELDLQMAAFDVLGSLAHVEMLESIGLLTAEELADIQKELKNIYADIEAGKFTIEDTVEDVHSQVEWLLTQRIGDAGKKIHSGRSRNDQVLVDLKLYFRSCIEEMVGNTTALFTQLIELSNIHKDKLLPGYTHLQIAMPSSFGLWFGAYAESLVDDMELMLAAYKICNKNPLGSAAGYGSSFPLNRTMTTQLLGFENLNYNVVYAQMGRGKTERILGQAMSSVAASLAKMAMDVCLFINQNFGFISFPDELTTGSSIMPHKKNPDVFELIRSRCNKIQALPNEIAMMTTNLPSGYHRDLQLLKENLFPAITSLNECLEMTTYMLQHIRIKDDILADKKYAYLFSVEVVNELALKGVPFREAYKIVGETIENGTFSPSTKVNHTHEGSIGNLCNPEIEEMMAEILSQFKFEKTNAAIEKLLA